One genomic region from Sulfitobacter pacificus encodes:
- a CDS encoding IclR family transcriptional regulator domain-containing protein, which produces MLNNPTDYIASLAKGLKVIEAFGPTSPRLSISEAAVASGLDRAATRRVLLTLHREGYADYDGKFFTLTPRILRLGVAALASLPLSQIVQPWLDQLSEQIGQSCSVALLDETEIVYIARAAQKRVMSIGLMPGSRLPAHCTSMGRVLLAALPREEADLLVRRSDLTPRTKFSILDPVLTLCRIDAAREDGYAFVDQEVETGLRSIAVPLNDRKGLTVAALNIGLSSAGWTPKQTIETYLPHLLGVQSALGRVL; this is translated from the coding sequence ATGTTGAACAATCCCACCGACTACATCGCATCGCTCGCCAAGGGGCTGAAAGTGATCGAAGCCTTCGGACCCACATCCCCGCGTCTTTCGATATCCGAAGCTGCCGTCGCCAGTGGCTTGGATCGCGCTGCTACGCGACGCGTACTGTTGACGCTCCACCGCGAAGGTTACGCCGACTATGACGGTAAGTTTTTTACTCTTACCCCGCGCATCCTACGGCTCGGAGTGGCCGCACTTGCTTCCCTACCGCTCTCGCAGATTGTCCAACCTTGGCTTGACCAACTCTCCGAGCAAATTGGTCAAAGCTGTTCCGTGGCACTGCTCGATGAGACCGAGATCGTGTATATCGCGCGCGCGGCGCAGAAACGTGTGATGTCCATCGGGCTCATGCCTGGGTCACGACTCCCCGCCCATTGCACCTCGATGGGAAGGGTTCTGTTGGCTGCGCTGCCTCGCGAAGAGGCTGACCTGCTTGTCAGACGCTCGGACCTTACCCCGCGGACCAAGTTCTCAATACTCGACCCAGTTCTGACCTTGTGCCGGATCGATGCTGCGAGAGAGGACGGATATGCGTTTGTGGACCAGGAAGTGGAAACGGGCTTACGGTCAATCGCTGTTCCGCTGAATGATCGCAAGGGTTTGACCGTCGCTGCTCTCAATATCGGTTTGTCGTCTGCCGGCTGGACACCGAAGCAGACGATTGAAACATACTTGCCGCACTTGCTTGGCGTCCAATCGGCCCTCGGGCGGGTTCTCTGA
- a CDS encoding 3-oxoacid CoA-transferase subunit A produces MNKTSPSLADAVADIPDGVQVMIGGFGGSGAPIELIHALIDRFRATGSPKNLTVINNNAGNGAIGIAAMIKAGMVRKMICSFPRSSNAEAFNEKYLAGEIELELIPQGTLAERIRARGAGIPAFYTPTSFGTELAEGKPTETFDGKMYVQELWLKADFALIKGHDGDETGNLTYRLAGRNFNPLMAMAADRTIAQVSNLRAPGSIDPEAVVTPGIFVDKIVEVPAPQQEEVLVRRGVVY; encoded by the coding sequence ATGAACAAAACATCGCCCAGCCTCGCTGACGCGGTTGCGGATATCCCCGATGGCGTACAGGTTATGATCGGTGGCTTTGGAGGCTCCGGAGCCCCGATCGAACTGATCCACGCTTTAATCGACCGCTTTCGTGCCACCGGCAGCCCCAAGAATCTTACCGTGATAAACAATAACGCGGGAAACGGCGCGATCGGAATCGCCGCGATGATCAAAGCGGGGATGGTCAGGAAGATGATCTGCTCTTTCCCGCGCAGCTCCAACGCCGAGGCATTCAACGAAAAATACCTGGCAGGCGAAATCGAGCTCGAGTTGATCCCGCAGGGTACATTGGCCGAACGCATTCGCGCGCGCGGAGCAGGCATTCCCGCTTTTTATACGCCAACTTCTTTTGGTACCGAGCTTGCCGAAGGCAAGCCGACAGAGACGTTCGACGGCAAGATGTACGTGCAAGAGTTGTGGTTGAAGGCCGACTTCGCCCTGATCAAAGGCCATGATGGTGACGAGACCGGCAACCTTACCTATCGTTTGGCTGGCCGGAACTTCAATCCGTTGATGGCGATGGCTGCCGATCGCACGATTGCGCAGGTCTCCAACCTCCGCGCACCCGGCTCCATCGATCCTGAGGCGGTAGTTACCCCCGGAATCTTCGTCGACAAGATTGTCGAGGTTCCCGCGCCTCAACAAGAAGAAGTACTCGTGCGTAGGGGGGTGGTCTACTGA
- a CDS encoding 3-oxoacid CoA-transferase subunit B produces the protein MEDKLTNAQIAWRAAQDIEDGSYVNLGIGFPEMIAKFQPDGRDVTYHTENGVLGFGKAPAEGQEDWDLINAGKKAITLKPGASFFHHADSFSMVRGGHLDLAVLGAYQVAQNGDLANWRVGTKGVPAVGGAMDLVHGAKRVAVVTDHVTKDGGPKLVEACTFPLTGVGCVTRVYTSLAVIDIEDSKFVLREKLPGITLDALQAVTGATLHIVGEVAELNVPEGIS, from the coding sequence ATGGAAGACAAACTGACGAACGCGCAGATCGCGTGGCGTGCCGCTCAGGATATCGAAGATGGTTCCTATGTGAACCTCGGTATCGGATTTCCCGAGATGATCGCCAAGTTCCAGCCCGATGGCCGCGATGTAACCTATCATACCGAGAACGGCGTGCTGGGATTCGGAAAAGCCCCTGCGGAGGGACAGGAAGACTGGGATCTTATTAATGCGGGCAAAAAGGCGATTACATTGAAGCCCGGTGCATCCTTTTTCCATCATGCCGACAGCTTTTCGATGGTGCGCGGTGGCCACCTCGATCTGGCCGTTCTTGGCGCGTATCAGGTCGCCCAGAACGGCGATCTGGCGAACTGGCGCGTAGGCACCAAAGGCGTGCCGGCCGTGGGTGGAGCAATGGACCTTGTGCATGGGGCCAAGCGTGTGGCGGTTGTAACTGACCATGTAACCAAGGATGGCGGCCCGAAACTGGTCGAGGCCTGTACTTTCCCGCTGACAGGCGTCGGGTGCGTGACCCGCGTCTACACCTCTCTGGCCGTGATTGACATCGAAGATAGCAAATTCGTGCTTCGTGAAAAACTGCCGGGCATCACTTTGGACGCCTTGCAGGCGGTGACTGGCGCGACGTTGCACATTGTTGGCGAAGTTGCCGAACTCAATGTTCCCGAGGGAATCTCATGA